The following proteins are encoded in a genomic region of Brachypodium distachyon strain Bd21 chromosome 1, Brachypodium_distachyon_v3.0, whole genome shotgun sequence:
- the LOC104582418 gene encoding zinc-finger homeodomain protein 9, whose translation MSDVVSVRKAMYLDCIRNHAVALGQVGHCLDGCTEFVQPLGSRLNCEGCGCHRSFHRRVMFDVSISVSVSPTPQPQPPQRQPVPTAVLSGDSSATESDEDDFQRSVPAPQQQRRAPVAVAQQQQQQHYPAPLPMMVVAPEQVKRPRASFTTEQKTKMEELSERIGWFYKQRNRATIEEGCREIGVTSSAFKNWMNNTKTKRNKLRRASVSANNNNAAPPAAASCSPALPPPPPAST comes from the coding sequence ATGTCGGACGTAGTCTCGGTCAGGAAGGCGATGTACCTTGACTGCATCAGGAACCACGCGGTGGCTTTGGGGCAGGTCGGGCACTGCCTGGACGGCTGCACGGAGTTCGTGCAGCCGTTGGGGAGCCGCCTCAACTGCGAGGGCTGCGGCTGCCACCGCTCCTTCCATCGCCGCGTCATGTTTGACGTGTCCATCTCCGTGTCCGTGTCTCcgacgccgcagccgcagccccCGCAGCGCCAGCCCGTTCCGACGGCCGTGCTTTCTGGGGACAGCTCGGCTACCGAGAGCGACGAGGACGACTTCCAGCGCTCGGTCCCCGCACCGCAACAGCAGCGTCGGGCGCCGGTGGCTgtggcgcagcagcagcagcagcagcactacCCGGCACCGTTGCCCATGATGGTGGTGGCGCCGGAGCAGGTAAAGAGGCCCCGCGCATCTTTCACCACGGAGCAGAAGACGAAGATGGAGGAGCTGTCGGAGAGGATCGGGTGGTTCTACAAGCAGCGCAACCGGGCCACCATCGAGGAAGGCTGCCGCGAGATCGGTGTAACCAGCAGCGCCTTCAAAAATTGGATGAACAACACCAAGACCAAGCGCAACAAGCTCCGCCGGGCCTCCGTCTccgccaacaacaacaacgcaGCACCACCAGCGGCAGCTAGCTGCTCCCCAGCTctcccaccgccgccaccggcttCAACTTGA